In Drosophila simulans strain w501 chromosome X, Prin_Dsim_3.1, whole genome shotgun sequence, one DNA window encodes the following:
- the LOC6726072 gene encoding platelet-activating factor acetylhydrolase IB subunit beta homolog, with product MNPCVLPTPLPDLDGDKRWHSIHRRFISDCREKDPDVIFLGDCIFETVQDTEAWNQYFAPLHCLNFSIRDDCTEHVLWRIENGALDNVNPKIVVLHVGTNNVRNSAEEVAEGVLANVTKIRQKLPNAYIVLPSLLPRGQQPNKLREKNAQINEVVNGLTKGLYRVQTVAIDKGLVQSDGSISHHDMFDYKNLTNAGAKKILEPLYDLLSQILNENEPENDLTPSE from the exons ATGAATCCCTGTGTGCTGCCCACCCCATTGCCCGATCTGGATGGCGACAAGCGTTGGCACAGCATACACCGGCGGTTCATCTCCGATTGCCGCGAAAAGGATCCGGATGTGATATTCCTCGGCGACTGCATCTTCGAGACCGTCCAGGACACGGAGGCCTGGAATCAGTACTTTGCGCCGCTGCACTGCCTTAACTTCAGCATTCGCGACGACTGCACCGAGCACGTACTGTGGCGCATCGAAAACGGTGCGCTGGACAATGTGAATCCCAAAATCGTCGTCCTCCATGTGGGCACCAATAACGTGCGTAACAGCGCGGAGGAAGTGGCCGAGGGTGTGCTCGCGAACGTAACGAAAATCCGTCAAAAGCTGCCCAACGCCTACATCGTTTTGCCC TCGCTACTGCCGCGTGGCCAGCAGCCCAATAAGTTGCGCGAAAAGAATGCCCAAATCAACGAGGTGGTCAATGGATTGACCAAGGGCTTGTATCGCGTCCAGACGGTGGCCATTGACAAGGGTTTGGTCCAGAGCGACGGCAGCATCAGTCATCACGATATGTTCGACTATAAGAATCTGACCAATGCTGGAGCGAAAAAGATATTAGAACCACTCTACGATCTGCTTTCTCAAATTCTCAACGAAAACGAACCTGAAAACGATCTCACACCCTCCGAATAA
- the LOC6726073 gene encoding 39S ribosomal protein S30, mitochondrial, whose product MLKLNRVRQLRTTYKRCLAGQSQLQLNSTDAEPVYPEIQDPSFKARKQKDAANWHEEIRQVPTVEEKMIKINMPRYYGFKVVDFNDSKIPYNALPLTQHYTRTVLEDLPSETEKKAQAQDSEQEQQQPSEDGLFKAARGDVIDALEFAHDYYKHLEKQPNSAESNPVERERILTQIIVEQLNRALLQSLSEEYKHLDELEVDYNPRHEAFWAVGGVDPPKNVQKSKKGREWQKDMANDSVDRLVQYTGAPYLALRHRKQLSPWKTEQESENLELSKQLPRFKHDPRTLGYSTKHQHATNVPGYWPKENEHNFGLLSFQSRAHLQIRPKSFGEQDQLEALHALAIKSSYAWLLAQANYNGFNTYNELTYPMNTQTVITNGREWSFYEYQLNTLLLHGTNVAENPRVNFCRGTKPLPLYAEISASGKCVDFNDTALRHLLNFYANAPSIQRSIGEQQPYVASDVSAYENAEQRDFINKTFKYLASNRPRHLELPEIYLWEKLYKIDNKNRAMEAKRRFFELNINPWQRTLDTHDKEYVPRAVRPDVPKNKNRFKKTYYP is encoded by the exons ATGTTGAAGCTTAACCGTGTTCGCCAGCTGCGAACGACGTACAAGCGCTGTTTGGCCGGCCAGTCGCAGCTGCAGCTCAATAGCACGGACGCAGAGCCGGTATATCCGGAGATTCAGGATCCGTCCTTCAAGGCGCGCAAGCAGAAGGATGCGGCCAACTGGCACGAGGAAATCCGGCAGGTGCCGACGGTGGAGGAGaagatgatcaaaatcaatatGCCCCGCTATTACGGCTTCAAGGTGGTCGACTTCAACGACTCGAAAATTCCCTACAACGCACTGCCGCTCACGCAACATTATACGCGCACAGTGCTCGAGGATTTGCCATCAGAAACGGAGAAGAAGGCACAGGCTCAGGACTccgagcaggagcagcagcagccgagcGAGGATGGTCTTTTCAAGGCGGCTCGCGGGGATGTCATCGATGCCCTCGAGTTTGCCCACGACTACTACAA GCACCTGGAAAAGCAACCCAACTCTGCCGAATCGAACCCCGTTGAACGTGAGCGCATCCTAACGCAGATCATTGTGGAACAGCTGAACAGAGCTCTGCTGCAGTCGCTCAGCGAGGAGTACAAGCACCTGGATGAGCTCGAGGTCGACTACAATCCACGCCACGAAGCCTTCTGGGCGGTTGGCGGCGTAGATCCTCCCAAGAACGTGCAGAAATCGAAGAAGGGCCGGGAATGGCAAAAGGATATGGCAAACGATAGCGTTGATCGGCTGGTTCAGTATACGGGAGCGCCGTATCTTGCCCTGCGCCATCGCAAGCAATTGTCGCCGTGGAAAACGGAACAGGAAAGCGAAAACCTCGAGCTGAGCAAACAGCTGCCCCGTTTTAAGCACGACCCGCGAACCCTCGGCTACAGCACCAAGCATCAGCACGCCACCAATGTGCCAGGCTATTGGCCCAAAGAAAATGAGCATAACTTCGGCCTGCTCTCATTTCAATCGCGTGCACACCTGCAGATCCGTCCGAAATCATTCGGCGAACAGGATCAGCTGGAGGCTCTGCATGCGCTGGCGATTAAATCGTCATACGCCTGGCTTTTGGCCCAGGCGAACTACAATGGCTTCAACACCTACAACGAACTGACCTATCCCATGAACACTCAAACTGTGATCACGAACGGCAGGGAATGGAGCTTTTACGAGTATCAGCTTAAtacgctgctgctgcacggcACGAACGTGGCGGAAAATCCCCGTGTCAACTTCTGTCGCGGTACAAAGCCACTTCCACTCTACGCCGAGATTTCGGCGAGCGGCAAGTGCGTTGATTTCAACGATACCGCACTGCGGCACCTGCTCAACTTCTATGCCAATGCGCCATCGATTCAGCGGAGTATTGGGGAGCAGCAGCCGTATGTTGCCTCCGACGTTTCCGCGTATGAGAACGCCGAACAGCGTGACTTTATCAATAAGACCTTCAAATATTTGGCATCAAACCGACCGCGACACTTGGAGTTACCCGAAATCTACCTGTGGGAGAAGCTATACAAGATCGATAACAAAAATCGCGCCATGGAGGCTAAGAGACGCTTCTTCGAGCTGAACATCAATCCTTGGCAGCGAACGCTGGACACACATGACAAGGAGTATGTGCCGCGGGCAGTCCGACCAGACGTCCCTAAGAATAAGAACAGGTTCAAGAAGACGTACTACCCTTAA